The following coding sequences lie in one Alloacidobacterium dinghuense genomic window:
- a CDS encoding glycosyltransferase family 4 protein, whose protein sequence is MRVLTEHARNRIQPVLFVGIDAPLSNIEPFGAISGVEVVRSAEFDDERKSQRLRDALITGCDRAAAQSLRKHRIDVLFESAQFCGWRFPVPSIAWLPDFQHRHLRELFTFGAYWKRDLGFRAQILSGRHIMLSSEDSRRDCERFFPKSIGRTSVVRFAVLPPDASDFEGLRPIVNNYNLPEQYFYLPNQFWKHKNHRIVIEALHVLRQKGIDLVVAASGKPEDYRHPHHYETLQSLVGSLGLKENFRFLGIVPRQHVFALMRACTAMINPSLSEGWSSTVEEAKSLGVPMLLSNLSVHQEQAGDSALFFDPHEAERLAALMSQQKNLPASSRHEMEKLASTASRKRVSQFAADFSYTVERALA, encoded by the coding sequence ATGCGTGTACTGACCGAACACGCCAGAAATCGCATACAACCGGTATTGTTTGTGGGTATAGATGCCCCGCTGTCGAATATCGAACCTTTTGGTGCCATTTCTGGCGTGGAGGTAGTCCGCTCTGCCGAATTTGACGATGAGAGAAAAAGCCAGCGCCTGCGCGATGCTCTAATTACAGGTTGTGATCGTGCGGCAGCCCAGTCCCTACGAAAACATCGAATCGACGTCTTGTTCGAATCAGCGCAATTTTGTGGCTGGCGTTTTCCGGTTCCATCCATAGCTTGGCTACCGGATTTCCAGCATCGGCACTTAAGAGAACTATTCACCTTTGGAGCATATTGGAAACGCGATCTAGGTTTTCGTGCGCAGATACTAAGTGGGCGGCACATCATGTTAAGCAGTGAAGATAGCCGGCGTGATTGCGAAAGGTTCTTTCCGAAGTCTATCGGTAGAACCTCAGTTGTTCGCTTTGCGGTTCTACCCCCTGACGCGTCCGATTTTGAAGGCCTTCGCCCGATCGTGAACAATTACAATTTACCTGAGCAATATTTCTACCTGCCGAATCAGTTTTGGAAGCACAAGAACCATCGAATTGTAATCGAAGCGCTGCATGTGTTAAGGCAAAAAGGCATTGATCTTGTTGTGGCGGCTTCAGGCAAGCCGGAGGACTATCGGCATCCGCATCATTATGAAACGCTTCAATCGCTTGTTGGTTCGCTCGGACTAAAAGAAAATTTCCGCTTTCTTGGGATTGTGCCTCGTCAGCATGTGTTCGCGTTGATGCGCGCCTGCACTGCAATGATAAATCCCTCCTTGTCGGAAGGGTGGAGTTCGACTGTTGAAGAGGCAAAGTCGCTTGGAGTGCCCATGCTTCTTTCAAATCTATCGGTGCATCAGGAGCAGGCTGGAGATTCTGCTCTTTTTTTTGATCCGCATGAAGCAGAACGGCTTGCCGCGCTAATGTCTCAGCAGAAAAATTTACCTGCTTCTTCACGCCATGAGATGGAAAAACTTGCCTCGACCGCTTCTCGGAAGAGAGTGAGTCAATTTGCCGCAGACTTTTCGTATACTGTCGAGCGTGCGTTAGCCTAG
- a CDS encoding NAD-dependent epimerase/dehydratase family protein: protein MRIWITGTHGFIGRHLAAWLSRQGHEVAGIGHGAWPQSEAAAWGVRRWLNGEIHSSNLQQLAREGGAPDHVFHLAGGSSVGAAIANPREDFTRTVATTAELLEWMRLEAPKARIIAVSSAAVYGSGHSGHIREDQTHRPFSPYGYHKLMMENLCRSYAASYGLSAVVLRLFSVYGSWLKKQLLWDMCSRLSSNKDELKLGGTGEELRDWTDVRDVVRALELMMDFSFDSGATPIINAGSGNATSVSRIVELVLKCWPTAAGVTFSGESRPGDPYSLVADGSMLQAMGFRWNIPVDTGVHDFVQWYLQYSRSGV, encoded by the coding sequence ATGCGTATTTGGATTACAGGAACTCATGGTTTTATCGGCCGCCATCTTGCGGCGTGGCTTTCTCGTCAAGGACACGAAGTGGCTGGCATCGGGCACGGTGCGTGGCCGCAGTCCGAGGCCGCAGCGTGGGGCGTTCGGCGCTGGCTCAATGGCGAAATTCACTCGAGCAACCTGCAGCAGTTGGCGCGAGAGGGTGGCGCACCTGATCATGTATTTCATTTGGCTGGAGGGTCATCGGTCGGAGCGGCGATTGCCAATCCACGCGAAGATTTCACGCGCACGGTGGCGACTACGGCTGAATTATTGGAATGGATGCGCCTTGAGGCGCCAAAAGCCAGGATCATTGCGGTATCGAGCGCGGCCGTTTATGGATCAGGTCACTCGGGCCATATCCGCGAAGACCAAACGCACAGACCCTTCTCGCCATATGGTTATCACAAATTAATGATGGAAAATCTGTGTCGCTCATATGCGGCGAGCTATGGGCTATCAGCAGTTGTATTACGCCTTTTCTCAGTATATGGAAGTTGGCTGAAAAAGCAGCTTTTGTGGGATATGTGCTCAAGACTTTCCTCGAACAAAGACGAGTTAAAGCTTGGCGGTACCGGTGAGGAGTTACGTGACTGGACTGACGTTCGCGATGTCGTACGGGCATTAGAGCTAATGATGGACTTCTCATTTGATTCCGGGGCGACACCGATTATTAATGCTGGATCGGGAAATGCGACAAGTGTGTCCAGGATTGTGGAACTGGTACTGAAGTGCTGGCCAACGGCGGCCGGGGTGACCTTCAGTGGCGAGTCCAGGCCCGGCGACCCGTATAGCTTGGTGGCGGATGGCAGCATGCTGCAAGCAATGGGCTTTCGATGGAATATTCCGGTCGATACAGGTGTTCACGATTTCGTGCAGTGGTACTTGCAATATTCAAGGAGCGGTGTTTGA
- a CDS encoding class I SAM-dependent methyltransferase — MPQTTPEWDCQEVEWWDANAEHIERIWGLSQPLCVGVRQRYIEDIRGIFLRLKEVKPLRILEIACGSGWPGRILASSELRVTGVDFSEMQIQIARLKAAEIGQTNCDYVQMDINGMNESFQSGQFDGAFIHCGIHHLSTPELVEFSELLGRSPRGFPVILVEPVYLDQKHLLGSLLGKAINALFYLLAFCSFAGFPADETVRKTTQRLADLATDKGWFFSPKEVPFDTDEIRSLFSPYFEIMEITPVTYFGLRAAQYAATLRDEDRASRAALRIIPLLNFVDRLLIKTKLLPTTTRDYLFCRIVLMRS; from the coding sequence ATGCCGCAGACAACTCCAGAGTGGGACTGTCAAGAAGTGGAGTGGTGGGACGCGAACGCTGAGCATATTGAGAGGATTTGGGGCCTCTCGCAGCCGCTTTGCGTCGGGGTACGACAGAGATACATTGAAGATATCCGGGGGATATTTCTGCGACTTAAAGAAGTGAAACCCCTCAGGATATTGGAGATTGCCTGCGGGTCTGGGTGGCCGGGACGAATTCTGGCGTCATCGGAGCTTAGAGTGACAGGTGTGGACTTCTCTGAAATGCAGATTCAAATCGCTCGGTTGAAGGCGGCAGAGATTGGCCAAACCAATTGCGATTATGTCCAAATGGATATCAACGGGATGAACGAGTCGTTTCAGTCCGGTCAATTTGATGGAGCGTTCATTCATTGCGGCATTCACCATTTGAGTACTCCTGAACTAGTTGAGTTTTCAGAGCTCTTGGGCCGCAGTCCGAGGGGCTTCCCGGTCATTCTTGTTGAACCCGTCTATCTCGATCAAAAGCATTTGCTTGGCAGCTTATTAGGAAAAGCGATCAATGCGCTCTTTTACTTACTAGCGTTTTGTAGTTTTGCAGGCTTTCCTGCGGATGAGACTGTCCGCAAAACGACTCAAAGACTAGCGGACCTCGCAACGGATAAAGGATGGTTCTTTTCCCCTAAGGAGGTACCGTTTGACACCGATGAGATTCGAAGCCTGTTTTCGCCCTACTTTGAAATTATGGAAATCACCCCGGTTACTTATTTTGGACTCCGTGCTGCCCAATACGCGGCCACGTTGAGAGATGAAGATCGGGCCTCACGAGCGGCCTTAAGAATCATTCCCCTACTCAACTTTGTCGATCGTTTGCTGATTAAGACTAAATTGCTTCCCACCACTACAAGGGACTATCTCTTCTGTCGAATTGTGTTGATGCGATCTTAG
- a CDS encoding class I SAM-dependent methyltransferase has product MLRNSLGLKDMIPFKVKGWLDAMCYPFYIARGRRPWGLGYYTAKRRQIENSIDAELLKPGSILPEGYGYRLDERVIEYPWVYSRLPSNPGLMLDAGSTLNHSFLLKRAPVSKSKLAICTLAPERQCYWRQGISYVFEDLRACMFRSETFDTIVSISTIEHIGLDNTLLYTPDETKRESESRDFRAAIREFRRIIRPGGICYITVPYGKACKRGWFQVFDAQMVQMVLDDFKPKYHEIEYFGYSPSGWHGADPGDLTEATCFDIHQEKNFGPDFAAFARGLACMQLVA; this is encoded by the coding sequence ATGCTCAGAAATTCGCTCGGATTGAAGGATATGATTCCTTTCAAAGTGAAAGGATGGCTCGACGCCATGTGCTATCCGTTCTACATAGCACGGGGACGCCGCCCATGGGGCCTCGGATACTACACTGCGAAACGGCGACAAATCGAAAATTCAATCGACGCCGAATTACTCAAGCCGGGTTCTATCCTCCCGGAAGGCTATGGGTACAGGCTGGATGAGCGTGTTATCGAATATCCATGGGTATATTCTCGATTGCCGAGTAATCCGGGACTAATGCTGGACGCTGGGTCGACCCTCAATCATAGTTTTCTTTTAAAAAGAGCCCCTGTTAGTAAGTCAAAACTCGCGATTTGCACTCTAGCACCGGAAAGGCAGTGTTATTGGAGGCAGGGGATTTCATATGTGTTTGAAGATCTCCGCGCGTGCATGTTCCGATCTGAAACATTCGATACTATTGTCAGCATATCAACGATCGAACATATCGGCTTAGATAATACGTTGCTTTATACGCCTGACGAAACTAAGCGGGAAAGTGAATCAAGGGATTTTCGCGCCGCAATTCGCGAATTCCGTCGAATCATTCGTCCAGGCGGAATCTGCTACATTACAGTGCCATATGGAAAGGCATGTAAGCGTGGTTGGTTTCAAGTGTTTGACGCACAGATGGTGCAGATGGTGCTTGACGATTTTAAGCCCAAGTATCACGAGATCGAATACTTCGGATATTCTCCAAGTGGTTGGCACGGTGCTGATCCTGGTGATCTAACTGAAGCGACTTGTTTCGACATACATCAGGAAAAAAACTTTGGCCCGGATTTCGCAGCATTTGCGCGTGGTCTAGCATGTATGCAGCTAGTCGCGTGA
- a CDS encoding glycosyltransferase produces the protein MEDRFGALHFLAPVLAGSCTAFFTNGDDEILQRTWAREQGMSPNASLESILLAQIESHRTEVFYNLDPMRYSSEFVRKLPGCVRRTVAWRAAPSPGADFSRYDLVVCNFPTILKSYEARGWRAAYFAPAHDPVMDEYALNNDRPIDVLFVGGYSRHHTRRAAVLEAVAALRDHYRIEFCLNRSRFTRLAESPLGRLAPLGKYRRPKEIRAISRDPVFGRRLYSLISKSKIVLNGAIDMAGEDRGNMRCFEAMGCSALLLSDAGVYPDGMRDNETLLTYASPSKAHGLVRCVLNDWTCYAEMAKRATRVMRSLYNKEGQWEEFTRLVSDI, from the coding sequence TTGGAAGATCGCTTTGGGGCCCTACATTTTCTGGCCCCTGTGCTGGCCGGCAGCTGCACAGCTTTCTTTACGAATGGAGATGATGAAATACTGCAGCGCACCTGGGCGCGCGAACAGGGAATGTCACCAAATGCGAGTCTAGAAAGTATCCTACTTGCCCAGATCGAGTCTCACCGCACTGAGGTTTTCTATAACTTAGATCCAATGCGATACAGTAGCGAGTTCGTTCGCAAGTTGCCGGGCTGCGTCCGAAGGACTGTTGCTTGGCGCGCTGCTCCGTCCCCGGGGGCAGACTTCAGTCGATATGACTTGGTAGTCTGTAACTTTCCCACTATCCTGAAGAGCTATGAGGCGCGCGGATGGAGGGCAGCCTATTTTGCTCCTGCTCATGATCCCGTGATGGACGAATATGCGCTCAATAATGACCGTCCTATTGATGTGTTGTTCGTCGGAGGATATTCGAGACATCACACCAGACGCGCGGCAGTGTTGGAAGCAGTGGCAGCTCTAAGAGATCATTATCGAATTGAATTCTGTCTTAATCGTTCCCGATTTACGCGCCTAGCGGAATCTCCGTTGGGCCGATTGGCACCATTGGGCAAGTACCGACGCCCCAAAGAGATACGCGCTATCTCCCGCGATCCAGTCTTTGGACGGCGTTTATATTCACTAATTTCAAAGTCTAAGATCGTTCTGAACGGAGCTATCGACATGGCGGGCGAAGACCGGGGAAATATGCGCTGTTTTGAGGCAATGGGTTGTTCTGCATTACTTCTGAGCGATGCGGGCGTATATCCTGATGGTATGCGAGATAATGAAACCCTGCTAACTTATGCGTCTCCATCCAAAGCGCATGGATTGGTTCGTTGCGTTCTTAACGATTGGACGTGCTATGCAGAGATGGCGAAACGAGCTACTCGGGTGATGCGTTCTCTTTACAATAAAGAAGGCCAATGGGAGGAGTTCACTCGGTTGGTTAGCGATATTTAG
- a CDS encoding glycosyltransferase family 4 protein, whose amino-acid sequence MVSAQTSAAIAKELSRCGHSVRIFAPFPSRPQGRLYKGYTRSLYSTKMMDDGCVLTSCFGTFSPSSTMLSRFAENLSFGISSGLRTLLCKRPDVIYSNTWPIFATGIVAIIARLRGIPLVLSVQDAYPESLESQERSSTRQWLYRLLKRMDAATSRSAAQIVVISDRFRRLYAEERGIEADRLHVIPNWGKEDFIATDTSRALAFRRRLGIADDAFVAVYAGNVGMASNAEMLVDVFDRLKNHRKLFLVIAGDGSRLPTCREEIERKQLDNVIIHSPWKVEETGSVLQMADVLLLPTKRSQSLSSIPSKLISYLLSARPVIAAVLPESDTALTLLATGAGWVVDPDSSEIIAHAIIRASGRSKDTLNQMGAAGREYALHNLTREFTLPRVLHVILKAAGFQGVKEKLPQGVSLSR is encoded by the coding sequence ATGGTATCCGCACAGACGAGCGCGGCGATCGCAAAAGAATTATCGCGATGCGGTCATTCCGTACGCATCTTCGCTCCTTTTCCCAGTCGTCCACAAGGGCGATTGTATAAGGGGTACACCCGGTCACTGTACTCAACCAAGATGATGGATGATGGGTGCGTACTAACCAGTTGCTTCGGCACATTCTCTCCAAGTTCTACAATGTTAAGCCGCTTTGCGGAAAACTTGTCGTTCGGAATTTCATCCGGCTTACGAACGTTGTTGTGCAAGCGCCCCGATGTGATCTATTCAAACACATGGCCAATCTTTGCCACGGGAATAGTAGCAATCATAGCGAGACTGCGCGGTATTCCTCTCGTGTTAAGTGTGCAGGATGCCTATCCTGAATCCCTTGAGTCTCAAGAACGTTCGTCCACGCGTCAGTGGCTCTACAGACTGTTGAAGCGAATGGATGCCGCGACTAGTCGTTCGGCCGCACAGATCGTTGTCATATCAGACCGTTTTCGGCGACTCTATGCGGAAGAGCGTGGGATCGAAGCGGACCGCTTGCATGTCATTCCCAATTGGGGAAAGGAAGATTTCATCGCCACCGATACATCCAGGGCTCTGGCGTTCCGTCGCCGCCTCGGGATTGCTGATGACGCGTTCGTGGCTGTTTATGCGGGCAATGTAGGAATGGCTTCAAACGCCGAGATGCTGGTGGATGTATTTGATCGATTGAAAAATCACCGAAAGCTATTCCTGGTGATCGCGGGCGATGGCTCGCGTTTACCAACATGCCGCGAGGAAATTGAAAGAAAGCAATTGGACAATGTGATCATTCACAGTCCATGGAAAGTTGAAGAGACCGGGTCTGTTCTGCAAATGGCGGATGTTTTGTTATTGCCAACAAAAAGGAGTCAATCACTTAGTTCAATTCCATCGAAGCTCATCTCTTATCTCCTTTCGGCGCGCCCGGTAATCGCTGCGGTTCTACCGGAATCAGACACAGCTTTGACCTTACTTGCAACAGGAGCTGGATGGGTCGTTGATCCTGATTCATCTGAAATAATTGCGCATGCCATCATAAGGGCAAGCGGGCGGTCTAAAGATACGTTGAATCAGATGGGTGCGGCAGGACGAGAATATGCACTTCATAATCTTACGCGAGAATTCACATTGCCTCGTGTCTTGCACGTCATCTTGAAAGCCGCAGGATTCCAAGGCGTTAAGGAGAAGCTTCCCCAAGGAGTGAGTCTTAGTCGATGA
- a CDS encoding GNAT family N-acetyltransferase produces MTSRYDYSVMPCNLKVISANRSHVDAVVQIHLDAFKGFFLESLGRRFLRELYRGFIVEPSGICLVAISIDGIVTGFVAGTIQPEGFFRRLLQRRGFAFLWAGAASFLRHPIRVGRKFVFAIHYRGEKPTNVSSAALLSSIGVAPEAKGKGIGRALLASFCEETRKAGVLNIFLTTDRDNNELVNTFYRVNGFQLNSSFLKERDRWMNLYSRSCAEIDQDIKEISTNIIYSLGSSSKC; encoded by the coding sequence ATGACGTCGCGCTATGATTATTCCGTAATGCCTTGCAATCTCAAGGTGATTTCTGCTAACCGCTCGCACGTGGATGCCGTCGTACAAATTCACTTAGATGCATTCAAAGGATTCTTTCTCGAATCACTGGGAAGACGCTTTCTACGCGAACTCTATCGTGGATTCATCGTCGAGCCATCAGGCATCTGTCTAGTAGCGATTAGCATAGATGGGATTGTAACGGGATTCGTCGCTGGGACAATACAGCCCGAGGGATTTTTTCGGCGACTACTTCAGCGTCGGGGATTTGCATTTCTGTGGGCGGGCGCGGCGTCGTTTCTCCGTCATCCTATACGTGTTGGAAGAAAATTCGTCTTTGCTATCCATTATCGAGGCGAAAAGCCTACTAACGTGAGTTCTGCGGCCCTTCTTAGCAGTATTGGCGTTGCTCCAGAGGCAAAGGGCAAAGGAATTGGACGAGCCCTACTTGCATCATTTTGTGAAGAAACGAGGAAAGCTGGGGTTCTCAATATTTTTTTGACCACCGATCGAGATAATAATGAATTGGTCAATACCTTCTATCGGGTCAATGGATTTCAATTGAATAGTTCGTTTTTAAAAGAACGAGACCGCTGGATGAATTTATACAGTCGCTCTTGCGCAGAAATAGATCAAGATATCAAAGAAATATCAACCAACATTATTTATTCCCTAGGATCATCCAGCAAATGCTGA
- a CDS encoding sugar transferase, producing MLKRGFDIAVSGLALLLLWPLILFMAILVRLDSPGPSFFLQIRIGRNFRRFRLWKLRSMTNGNSGAEITSGQEARITRIGGFLRRFKFDELPQLWNVFCGDMSFVGPRPEVATFVEQFRSDYEEILRVRPGITDPASIRYRHEAELLGAAPDPVKHYTGVILPDKIKISKEYLRSRNFRKDMAIIIQTITAIFRRDKPISPSPSML from the coding sequence ATGCTGAAGCGGGGTTTTGATATCGCTGTATCAGGGCTCGCATTATTGCTGCTATGGCCCCTTATCTTATTTATGGCAATATTGGTGCGGCTCGACTCACCGGGACCGTCGTTTTTTCTCCAAATCAGGATTGGTAGAAACTTCCGTAGATTTCGCCTTTGGAAGCTTCGTAGCATGACCAATGGCAATTCTGGCGCAGAAATCACTAGCGGGCAAGAAGCTCGTATCACACGAATTGGTGGGTTCCTTCGCAGATTTAAGTTTGATGAGCTACCGCAGTTATGGAACGTATTTTGTGGAGATATGAGTTTTGTCGGACCTCGTCCAGAGGTCGCGACTTTTGTCGAGCAGTTTCGCTCAGATTATGAAGAAATTCTTCGCGTGCGGCCGGGAATTACTGATCCTGCTTCCATCCGGTATCGACACGAGGCTGAACTCTTAGGCGCTGCACCAGATCCAGTGAAACACTATACAGGAGTAATCCTTCCAGACAAGATTAAGATTAGCAAAGAATACTTACGTTCGCGGAACTTCCGAAAAGATATGGCCATTATCATTCAGACTATCACTGCTATCTTCCGCAGGGATAAACCGATTTCGCCTTCGCCTAGCATGTTATGA
- a CDS encoding DegT/DnrJ/EryC1/StrS family aminotransferase, which yields MTEVQEQVIPFHSADVGEQEAQAAADVVRSGWLTMGAKTIEFEQKFASYVGAKHAVGVNSCTAGLHLALDAIGLREGDEVLVPTTTFTASAEVVVYFKAKPVLVDIDPETLCIDPIDAERRITSKTRAIIPVHFSGQPCDMDAIRDLATRYNLRVIEDAAHSLPASYRGVPVGAISELTAFSFYATKTLTTGEGGMVTTDNEDLANRMRIMRLHGIGRDAWKRYSAEGSWYYEVLDSGFKYNLTDIQSAIGLVQLDKCDEMRIARERIARLYSKEFATEPSLQVPTVRSECDSSWHLYVLRLNLEQLSITRSEMIEKLRGRGIGCSVHFIPLHMHPFYKQTYGYSADNFPVATQEYARYFSLPIFPTMSSTQIDYVIENVVDILKSSAR from the coding sequence ATGACAGAAGTGCAAGAACAGGTTATTCCGTTTCATTCCGCTGATGTGGGCGAACAGGAGGCGCAGGCGGCTGCTGACGTCGTTCGCTCCGGTTGGCTCACTATGGGTGCAAAGACTATCGAATTTGAGCAGAAATTTGCATCGTATGTCGGTGCGAAGCATGCCGTCGGGGTTAACTCTTGTACGGCAGGTTTGCACCTGGCTTTGGATGCCATTGGACTAAGAGAGGGGGATGAGGTTCTGGTCCCTACAACGACATTCACCGCTTCCGCGGAGGTCGTTGTTTATTTCAAGGCAAAGCCGGTGTTGGTCGACATCGATCCGGAGACCCTTTGCATAGATCCGATCGACGCAGAACGGCGAATCACGAGCAAGACTCGGGCAATTATTCCGGTGCACTTTTCTGGTCAGCCATGTGACATGGATGCAATTCGAGATCTGGCAACTCGCTATAATTTGCGCGTGATCGAAGACGCCGCGCACTCGCTGCCGGCATCTTATCGCGGAGTTCCAGTCGGCGCGATTAGTGAACTCACAGCCTTTAGCTTTTATGCCACTAAGACTTTAACAACTGGAGAAGGCGGCATGGTCACTACGGACAACGAAGATCTGGCTAATCGTATGCGTATCATGCGGCTTCACGGCATTGGTCGCGATGCATGGAAACGCTATAGCGCGGAGGGTTCCTGGTACTATGAGGTGTTGGATAGCGGGTTCAAATACAATTTAACTGATATCCAATCGGCTATCGGACTTGTTCAACTCGATAAGTGCGATGAAATGCGGATAGCTCGCGAAAGAATTGCGCGTCTCTATAGTAAGGAATTTGCGACTGAACCCTCCCTGCAGGTCCCCACCGTTCGCAGCGAGTGTGATTCGTCGTGGCATCTGTATGTGCTACGCCTGAATTTGGAACAACTCTCCATAACACGTTCTGAGATGATTGAAAAACTCCGCGGGCGCGGGATAGGCTGCAGCGTTCACTTCATTCCATTACACATGCACCCTTTTTATAAACAAACTTATGGATACAGCGCAGACAATTTTCCGGTCGCGACTCAAGAATATGCGCGTTATTTCTCGCTGCCTATTTTTCCAACAATGTCCTCAACACAAATCGACTATGTGATCGAAAATGTCGTTGATATTTTGAAATCCTCCGCCCGATAG
- a CDS encoding GDP-L-fucose synthase family protein: MSNAMDFGAPIFVTGHRGLAGSAIMRRLQALGYKNILLRNRQELDLFDIRAVRACFQETRPEYVFLAAAKVGGILANRDSPADFISQNLRIQNNIIEESYRSGVKRLLFLGSSCIYPKLAPQPLREEYLLTGPLEFTNRAYSVAKIAGIEMCRSFNRQYGTHYLAAMPTNLYGLGDNYDPQTSHVFAALIRKLHEAMERGEDQLSVWGTGNPLREFLCSDDMADACVYLMNMPQAEFDRLAANEVEPPMINIGFGSDITIRELAHTMAKELGFQGRIIFDTSMPDGTPRKLLDSTRLFSFGWRPKIQLQEGIRLAYDDFLRRGRSDTAE, from the coding sequence ATGAGTAATGCAATGGATTTTGGTGCTCCTATTTTTGTAACTGGGCATCGCGGTTTAGCGGGCTCAGCTATCATGCGGCGCCTGCAAGCTTTGGGCTACAAAAATATACTACTGCGTAACCGGCAAGAATTGGATTTATTCGATATCAGGGCGGTTCGCGCATGTTTCCAGGAAACTAGGCCGGAGTATGTGTTTTTGGCTGCAGCGAAGGTTGGCGGTATTCTAGCAAATCGCGATTCCCCGGCAGATTTCATATCTCAAAACCTTCGCATTCAGAACAATATAATCGAGGAGTCATATCGCTCTGGCGTAAAGCGTCTTCTGTTCTTGGGGTCCAGCTGTATTTATCCTAAGCTTGCTCCACAACCCTTACGTGAAGAGTATCTGCTGACGGGGCCACTTGAGTTTACAAATAGAGCCTACTCAGTCGCAAAGATAGCGGGCATTGAGATGTGCCGTTCCTTCAATCGACAATATGGAACCCACTATCTTGCGGCAATGCCCACGAATCTCTATGGCTTGGGTGACAACTATGATCCGCAGACTTCACATGTCTTCGCGGCGCTGATACGTAAATTGCATGAAGCAATGGAGCGTGGTGAAGATCAACTCAGCGTCTGGGGAACAGGCAATCCTCTACGAGAATTTCTCTGCAGCGATGATATGGCTGATGCTTGTGTTTACCTAATGAATATGCCACAAGCTGAATTCGACAGGCTCGCTGCCAATGAAGTCGAGCCGCCAATGATTAATATTGGTTTTGGCAGTGACATCACAATTCGTGAACTGGCACACACGATGGCTAAGGAACTCGGGTTCCAAGGCAGAATCATATTTGATACAAGCATGCCCGATGGAACACCGCGTAAGCTACTAGATTCAACTAGGCTGTTTTCGTTTGGATGGCGGCCTAAGATACAACTTCAAGAAGGAATTCGATTAGCCTACGATGATTTCTTAAGACGTGGGCGATCCGACACTGCAGAATAA
- the gmd gene encoding GDP-mannose 4,6-dehydratase: MKKALITGVTGQDGSYLAGLLLSKGYEVHGIKRRSSLFNTDRIDHLYQDPHDRNRRFILHYGDMTDTSSLQRVIQDVQPDEIYNLAAQSHVAVSFEEPEYTADADGIGTLRILEAIRILGLAAKTRFYQASTSELYGKVQEVPQSESTPFYPRSPYAVAKLYAYWITVNYREAYGIYACNGILFNHESPVRGETFVTRKVTRGLARIKVGSLDTVFLGNLDAKRDWGHARDYAEMQWLMLQQQSPDDYVIATGEQHSVRDFATMAASKLGIQITWRGRGVEERGYDTSGKCIVAVDPRYFRPTEVDTLLGNAAKARQKLGWQPRTSFEELVTEMVNSDLEAAERDALVRNSGYRVLEHHE; encoded by the coding sequence ATGAAAAAGGCTTTAATCACCGGTGTTACTGGGCAAGATGGCTCATATCTTGCTGGACTGCTCTTATCAAAGGGATACGAAGTACACGGAATCAAGCGTCGTAGTTCGCTTTTTAATACCGATCGAATTGATCATCTCTATCAAGATCCACATGACCGGAACCGCCGGTTCATCTTGCACTACGGCGACATGACTGATACGAGCAGCCTTCAGCGTGTCATTCAGGACGTGCAGCCGGACGAAATCTACAATCTTGCTGCACAGAGCCATGTTGCAGTCTCGTTTGAGGAGCCGGAATACACGGCCGACGCTGATGGGATTGGCACACTCCGAATACTAGAGGCGATCCGGATTCTTGGCCTTGCTGCGAAGACGCGTTTTTATCAGGCCTCTACCTCCGAACTCTATGGAAAAGTGCAGGAGGTGCCGCAATCGGAATCAACGCCATTTTACCCGCGCTCCCCATATGCGGTCGCCAAGCTGTATGCCTATTGGATTACCGTAAACTACCGTGAGGCATATGGAATTTATGCATGCAATGGTATCTTGTTCAATCATGAGTCGCCAGTCCGCGGCGAGACATTTGTCACGCGCAAAGTCACACGAGGACTGGCTCGCATCAAGGTAGGATCGCTGGACACAGTTTTTCTCGGCAACCTCGACGCGAAACGCGACTGGGGGCATGCCCGCGACTACGCCGAAATGCAGTGGCTTATGCTTCAGCAGCAATCCCCCGACGACTATGTGATAGCAACCGGAGAACAACATAGTGTTCGTGATTTTGCCACTATGGCAGCAAGCAAGTTAGGCATTCAGATTACCTGGCGAGGGCGGGGCGTTGAAGAGCGAGGCTATGACACAAGTGGTAAGTGCATTGTCGCCGTTGATCCGCGCTATTTCCGTCCGACGGAGGTCGATACGCTGCTCGGTAATGCTGCGAAGGCTCGTCAGAAGTTAGGTTGGCAACCCCGAACTTCTTTTGAAGAATTGGTAACCGAGATGGTGAATTCCGACCTTGAAGCTGCCGAGCGCGATGCTCTGGTCCGTAACAGTGGCTATAGAGTCCTCGAACATCATGAGTAA